In Hyla sarda isolate aHylSar1 chromosome 9, aHylSar1.hap1, whole genome shotgun sequence, the following proteins share a genomic window:
- the TOR2A gene encoding prosalusin: MAGGVRLLLLLLVMLRTGGCWQMPALHCSLYNSCDCSFRPDLDALDCDLARNVFGQHLAREQLVKGLKGFLQTDQPAKPLVLSFHGWSGTGKTFVSSLLVKHLYKDGVRSPYVHRFSPILHFPHLQNVDQYKEDLKLWIQGNLTACSRSLFLFEEMDKMHPGLIDVITPFLGPSWVVFGSNYKKAIFVFISNSGGDAINNVALNFWRERKDREEIQLSHVVPAITKAVIADQENGFWQSEIMKQNLIDVFVPFLPLRPIHIRHCVRSELEQMGLVSEEDLVHSVADSLVYLPEEEKVFSSTGCKTVPFRINYYL, translated from the exons ATGGCGGGAGGCGtcagactgctgctgctgctcctggtgATGCTAAGGACCGGAGGATGTTGGCAAATGCCGgctcttcactgcagcctgtacAACTCCTGCGACTGCAGCTTCCGGCCGGACCTCGATG CACTGGATTGCGATCTCGCTCGTAATGTGTTCGGGCAGCACCTGGCACGGGAGCAGCTGGTGAAGGGCCTGAAAGGGTTTTTGCAGACGGACCAGCCAGCTAAACCCTTGGTGCTGTCATTCCACGGCTGGAGCGGCACGGGCAAAACTTTTGTGAGCTCTCTGCTGGTAAAACATCTGTACAAGGATGGAGTCCGGAGTCCGTATGTCCATCGCTTCTCCCCTATCCTGCACTTCCCTCATCTCCAGAATGTGGATCAGTACAAG GAAGATCTAAAGCTCTGGATCCAGGGGAACCTCACCGCCTGCAGCCGCTCCTTGTTTCTGTTCGAGGAGATGGATAAGATGCATCCGGGGTTGATAGATGTTATTACCCCCTTTCTTGGTCCATCGTGGGTCGTCTTTGGTTCGAACTACAAGAAGGCCATATTTGTATTTATCAG TAATTCAGGAGGAGACGCCATTAATAACGTGGCGCTAAATTTCTGGAGAGAGCGCAAGGACAGAGAGGAGATCCAGCTCAGTCACGTGGTGCCTGCTATTACTAAAGCTGTGATCGCCGACCAAGAAA ATGGCTTCTGGCAGTCTGAGATTATGAAGCAGAACCTGATCGATGTCTTTGTGCCTTTTCTACCTCTCCGCCCCATCCATATCCGGCACTGTGTGCGCAGCGAGCTGGAGCAAATGGGGTTAGTGTCTGAAGAAGACCTCGTCCATTCCGTGGCAGACAGTCTGGTTTATCTCCCTGAAGAGGAGAAAGTTTTCTCATCCACCGGCTGCAAAACTGTTCCGTTCCGGATCAACTACTATTTATGA